Part of the Onthophagus taurus isolate NC chromosome 11, IU_Otau_3.0, whole genome shotgun sequence genome is shown below.
CAAACGTATCGACCCCTCCTTTGGTTTCATTATAATTAAGAATCATCATTGGTTTACCATTTTCTTCTGAAATTTCCGCTCCATCATGCATCGTGGATAGcaataaaacgattttattttttttcggtTCGTAAGACACCAATGTTTTGTTTCGGTCAAAACAAAACATTGAAGTTTTAGGATTCCTTCCTTTCGTTTCTAATAGTTGTGGGGGTATCTcccgtttatttttttttattgttcctAACATCGTAAGTTTATATGGTTTTTGTAGTAGTTCATCAGCAAGGTCAACCGAAGTGAACCAATTGTCCATCGTGATATTTCGATTGCTGCCGTGAACAGACTTTGTAAGttcttttacaaaataatttgctACGCAGGTGTCGATGAATATTTCCCATATTTTACGTATATGTGTAAAAGGATCATCTTGCTTTCTCGCTTCTCTACTTTCTTTATCATCAAATCTAAGACAATTAActagaaaattaaaacgttCGTAACACatacaacttttataaaatgaaCCCGAAATAGCAGAATCAAACATCCGTTTAACGTGAAGATGATTATCTTTTTTCACGGCAGAGAGTAGCAGCACTGCAAAAAATGCCATTATTTCCTCCTTAGAAACATATGAGATCCAGGCTTCGGCTTTAGCATATTTCGCAGATTGTCTGGTAATTTCTTCATTAGTGTGTTGAAGAATTATATTCAATATATCATTGGAAATAAAATGCAAGAAGTGATCCTCAACTGTTAAACACTCTTTAGCTTTTCCTTTACTGCCTACCAAAAAATGTACTATATTTCGACTAGCTGTTCTTTTAGATCTTAGCGGTAATTTAGCTGACCATTTATGTCCGTTTTTTCCCTTGAGATTAGTTGTATTGGGCAAAATTATACTCTTCTCCTTTCAGGGTATTTTAGACAATGGGAGATTTTGATCGGTTTCTTGTTCAACGTTTTGTGGTACTACTGTTGAACTACGTACATCAGCAACATCTATGGGAACATTTCTAGTCTCTTGTGTGGAAAAAACTGGGGAATCATGGCGTGCAGTTCTAACATCCTCATCCGATTTGGTATCATCATCGTCATCTGAAATAGACTCATCGACTTCTAAATTATCTTCTTCCCAGTCACTTCCGCTATCACTATAAAGTTCTGAATTACTTTCTTCTCCATTCATTATTCGTTCAATTTCCATTTGTAATTCAAGTTCAGACAAAGGTCTTTTGGACGACATTTTACTAAAAGATCGATTAGTATTACGAACATAATAAATTAGGATAAAATTCTCTTACTTGTTAGAAAAATCGAATCTCTCGAAAATTGTACAAATTTCGCGAACATACGTCAACACTATTCCGTCGTAAAATTGACGACAACCTTTCGAAATAACCAATACTGGAAAACAAATACGCACGGTCACCTACACTGACGTATAGCTCACGACTAGCTATGAAGCTACTGAGAACGTTGAAACGGGCAATCACTAGAAAGAACCGGAAAACTAGCGGGAATACCCTACCGCGGTAAATTTTACGAAGGAATAGTATTCTAGGGTTAATAGGAACAGGATGAATCGTTTTTTCAGAGTTGAACAGGAatggatataatttttttaactcgtTGACAcgttgaagaagaaaaacaaattttattctgtacccactacataaaaaaaataagaataacaataaaaatatctatatgtatatacaacaaaaataaaaaaagttaagggGTGAGAATAGGGCTACCGACCAAGGTCTTTCTGCCCGagaagtttaattaattttcagcagagcaaaaaaaatttctttagacAACAGGAAGCACACtctttttgttgataaattccGTTTTTCGGATGTTAAATTTCCAAATAACCTCTCCtgattggttaaatttatgGATTTGGAATTTGTGTCTTAGTTTTTTCAATGTAGCCAACTTTGACATTTGAAATGTCTCTAATTCAAtttgtcaaattattatttaaatttttaaaagtatttataattatgcgtgatatttcgtaattttgatgctcttttaaatcaatttttaaatatccattcattttcttctgatctcaacgataaattttccaatatgttcaaattaattttgtaaattttcatccaaatttcattattccatacaaatattaattattttctttgttaaccaAGTTAAGTTTATCGTTCTAAATAGGTTTGATCCGGGtagataaagatttaaataaataattttgaaaaatttaaattgaggttatctGGTAtcgaatctttaaaattacttcgcATCGACTTTACAAGTGATAGTTTAGGATTAGAACAttaaagaacaataaaatgtacCGAAATTCACTAGCGTATAGTatctaacattattttataattgttaaaaaaaaactcttctACGATCAATACGATAATCAAACAAGACTAAACTACTGGTAAAcggttattattacaatatatatatatatatatatatatatatatatatatatatatatatatatatatatgttgGATTGTCTAGCTCTTGTTGTCAGTCCTTTGTTTGTCGTTTCATTTGTTACAGGTATGCCCATGGCTGCTTTTAACCattcaatattattgtcaATATGCTAAGGTATTGTCTATTCTCATCCCCCGGGGAGTGTTTCAATCTGCAACCACGCAAAATAACTGAGAAGGACCCTCTGCAAACCCCGTGTGCGATCAACATTTTTGTAAAGtatgttttgaattttttttctcaacctcagatgaaagtaaaattttgcaacataataataataataataataactttatttaaacaaagtaCAGCATGGTACAGTATTAAcgtcaaaagaaaaaaaaacaattaatagtGTTCACATAAAGGAAATGCCAactacaaataataaaatataagaaTTTCCGATGATTCATTTCTCGGTCATCCATTCAAAGTATTCTTGCACAGTATAGTATTCATTTTCCAAGAGAATATTCTTGACAGTGATTCGAAACTGTTTTACTTCCATGCTTCTTGTTTCCAATGGTAGTGCGTTATATAATTTGACGGCTATATAATCGTATGTGTTTTGTGATTTGACCACTCGGTGATATGGAGtcacaatattttctttgtatcGGGTGTTGTGTTCGTGATTGTCTACGTGTTTCAGCAtcaaatctttattattatgagTATACTCTAGACAGGAGCGTATAAAACAGCACGGCAAggtaagtatttttaattttttaaattggctTCTACAACtctcttgattttttagtCCAGCCAGTATCCGAACTGCCTTCTTTTGCATAACGAAAATGGCTTCCATCTCTCTAGATGCACCCCACGTAATGATCCCATACGTCGCGATAGCATGGAAATATGCGAAGTAAACGCTTCGGAATGTCTCGGGTGGAAGGTTTGAACGTATTGTTTTAAGGCAATACAGAGCACTAGACAGTCGCCCTTTCAGGTTTGATATGTGTTTAGACCATTTAAGAGTTTCTGAAATAGTAACTCCAAGGAACtttatggatttatctatcactCCATCGCATCGTCTTGTGTGAAAGGTAAGtatgtttgttttttctttattcatcTTTAACTTATTTATGTAGAACCAATGTTCAgctttttctatattttgttttgttttttcttccaGCTCCTTGATGTCGCCACTTCTCGTAATAAAAGATGTGTCATCTGCATAAAGACAAATTCGTTCTGCTGGAACACTACCTGGTAAGTCATTGATGTATATAAGGAAAAGTAATGGACCTAAGATCGAACCCTGAGGCACTCCACTTCTCACTTCTCTCCAGGTGGATTGTTTGCCCCTCCAAAAGACCGATTGTTTTCTAGTCTTCAGATATGATACCAAAAACCCCAGTGCAGTGTTctttattccatatttttctaatttggcTGTCAGTATCGAATGGTCCACTGAATCGAAGGCTTTACTTAAGTCACAAAAGGCGATTTTTGTGAACTGTTCTTGATTGAAACCATGGATTACCGCTCCCAATACACTTAATAGAGCAGTTATAgcagatttttgtttttggtaaCCATGTTGACAATTGgtaaacaatttgttattgttgaaATAGTCTACCAATTTTTCGTTAACCACTATTTcgaatatttttgataaggTAGGCAATATAGATATTGGTCTGTAATTACTACATACACTTTTATCTCCCTTCTTATGTACTGGTGTTATCTTTGCCGACTTTAGCTCCTTTGGAAAAACTCCTTCTAGTAGacatttgtttataacaaaacaTAGGTGTttgcttataatttgttctaattgttttattagtgCTGATGACAGTTCATATATGTCCTTGGTATTTTTTGCCTTTAGGCCTTGTATTATATTCCCAATCTGCTGTTCGTCCACTTCACCCAGGGATACCATACTTGAAGTTGGCGAATCTATCAAGCTGATAGGATCTATGCAGTTGACTGTAGAGCGTCCTGGTGTAGTCTCAACCTGTGAGAAGAAAAGGTTTAAATCTTCAACATTCAGCTCTGGGTACTCTACTGGTGTTTTTCTAGACTTTCCCGTTTCTTGTTTGACTAATTTCCAAGCcgttgaaattttattatcggATCGACTTATATACTTTCCATAAGCTTCAATCTTCGCttgatttaatttctttgcgTATTCTGCTTTTAATGTCTTGTATATTTCCTGCAAGTGGCTCTTCTTTGTTACTCTAATTACTGTGTACAAGGCGtctaatttattctttaatagTTCTACACTCAGTGTTGGCCATTTCAGATTTTTACCCCCAGTTGTTTTTTTAGCTTTCACTTCAGGGAAAGCACTCTGAAAGCTTTTCATTATGGCTGAGTGGAATATTGTAAAACAGGTTTGGGCgtcatttgtttttaaatacatagGGGCCCAGTTtacgttttttaataaagttttgaatatttcaatGTTTCTAGGATTTATTTTCCTACGTTTGATCAATATTTGATGATCTGTTTCAGGAACCAATTGGAAAGTTGCTATCTGTGCCAAGTGATCTCCAAGATGTAAATTTATTGTCTCCATATCAATAGCGTGGTTGAATcggtcaaaaaatatattgtctACGCAGCGCTTCCCAGTTACTCTGGATGGACTGTTGAAGGTTGGACGTAGTCCGAACTCTGACATTGTTGCTAAGAAGTTATCTCTTATCATACTTGTTTCATTTATACAAATGTTGTAGTCtccaattacaaatatatttttactttgatgtctttgatttatatatgttaatatttcTTCTAAGTTTTCCATCATCTCGTTTTTGTCGCCTGCTGGAGGATGATAGACCCCAATTATTATGGTTCTCAACTTTGGTAGTAGCACGGAACAAACTTCAAAGCATCTTTCTTTATTGTACATGGAGACATCTAGAGTTTGAAAAGTAATAGAATCCTTTACAATTATGATGACCCCCCCATGTGCATTTACCGTTGGTTGTCTACAGCTGTAAGCAGCCACGGTATAATTTTGGAAATATATTGACTGGACTTCTGTTTCTTTTAACCAATGTTCCGTAAAGCATAGTATATCATGATCAGCAGGCTTTTGCAAACTGTATTGTAAACGATTGATTTTTGTTGTGAGACCTTGTACATTTACATTTAGTATTCTAACATTtaagttttgatttataaaaaattcgaGCTTTGCTCATTCATAAAAATAGAATGTCGCTTGAAATCGAATCTACGAATACCTACATTGGCAGGCCAGAAATCTGGCTTGTAAAGCTCATCTTTCCTATTGAAAGGAGCGCCTAGAACAAACCTTTTTAGTTGGTTTGGCTCACCAGGAAGTTCTTTGACAATGATTTGCTCATTATTGTAACCTTCCTTATCctttatgtatttaattatgttttcttcttttgtgttatttcttATTCTATATAGGTACAACCACACTCTTTTTTCCGCCCCTTGAAAACAAACATCTGTGGTTTCTGCTGTACCAAGTCGTTTTGGTTTTTGGGTTTTTCGTTTAGGAACTTGTTGCCATTCCCCAtcatctttatttaaattaattattttttctgttaGAGTTTTAGTTTGCTGCTCGTGAAGAGCATTTTGAACTTGTTCTACAGTAATTTGTCCTTTTTCGATTTTAGATAGTTGCGACAGGTCCTGTGGGTTGGTATCACTTACTacagttttgtttacaatacTAGCGGAGCCATCTATTGAATTCGTTtgcaatttctttttgaaggTTATGTCTTCACCTACTACAGTTTTATTGTTTACAATACTTGTGGACCCATCTATGGAATTCGTCcgcaatttctttttataggttacgtttttatttatattattattatacctTCCGTTAtccaaaaagttaattttttcatataattctTTTATCAGAAGGTTCTTCGCAGTGATTGTCTCTTCCTTTGCACAAATTTCTGCATTTTTTGCTTCGATTATTTGGTTGTATAGGGTTTCGATTTCACTTACTCCGTCCACATCTACTTCATCGgttttttcactttttcctGCATCGCAGCACTTTATTAGAcacgattttattattttagcaTCTTTACATGCTCTTTCTCTACAGCCCGTATGAAAGGCTTCGCCGCAATTTATACACACAACGGTTTTAGAGGTTTGTTTTTACAACATTTATAGGTAGCCTCAACTTCGTCGGCcatcttttcttctttttcatagatttatgaaaaattacatttacctTTTCGCTGGtgcaataaaatacaaatataagTTAACAAGagttaaaatatgttttaaatattggaaTGGGATTATATTCGGCAAAATAAACAATTGAAAACGAAGGAAGGGTCAGAGCATCAAACgaaatgattataaaaatggTACCAACGATGACATTGGTTACAGTTAATGTATTTTGATACGTTGTACAGTCCACAATCTCCAATGTCACGATAGATCAAAGgaaaattttcagattttctgattttcaggatcaaagtttttattgtttgaaaaCAAATCATGGATTCCACTTTCAGCTATGGTGTTAATGAAGAATGTCACAAATACGCCACAGTTTACACTATTCATCTGTTTGGGATATTTACAGTATCGTGCCATTTTCCAATCATCAACGTCAATTTGATTATCACTAGTGttgaaattgttgtaaaataattttcatcattttaaaaattttagattggACATTTGTGTGTCCTTGAgtaagaaaatatattaattgattaggtacacttattataattaaactcCAATGCGAAAAACCCATATTGTAAGGAATTAATATGTACTTGTACTGTGTTGAGACTGTGTCAACATAATAGATATCagcaaaattttgtaaatgtgCAAAAGTAAAGCAGtcttttacaaataattttccaaaattttttttgaaagcaATCTAAAATAAACGTTACTCATAGCTTCACTTTAGTTTTGTAGTATGTATaaataccaataaaaaatgttttcacaTGTTTATGTCCATTTTGCTTGTCTATTGCGCTAAATCGAATGTGAAGACAATGGTGATGATGTGTGAGATGGCACTTCTTGAGTGTTCGGTGAATTATTGACAATACATATGAGCGGATTGTCTTCAGTTTTTGATGGCGATGATGTGCAAGATTGTATCACTTGCCTGTTCATCGAACCATTTTCAACACAAGAAACAAGCGAAATCTCCTCGTTTACGTGTTTTCCTACAAAACTTTGAAGTTTCCTCTTATCAAAATGCGTTTgccttttctttatttttggtcACCATCcttcttttttcaacaaatcATCAATAGTTTTTCATGAATGATTTCCTTTTGTCTTTGACGTTTGTGTGTTATATCGAGCTCTACATCCTTACCCTTTGTGCGTATAACATCCTTTAATATTCTGATTAACCGACCCACTTTCATATATTATTCAGTGCAAACGATATTCTTTTTCAAGATCTTAAACCGATATTCTAATAAGGTAATTTTTCATCTTCTCATATATTTTCCGAAATATAAGTTTCTAAGATTGAAGTCCATAAAGGTACAAAAGGCATACCGTTTTTTAATAGGTTCTCTGCGAATGGAACACATTGCAAATCATATTTCTCATGATAATTCACAAGCTCTGTGAACCTGGAACCCGAGTTTACGATATTTTGGGTTTATTAGTACCATTCGATAGAGGATCGTTTGTACTCGTTTGTGCCACCTTTaatttcgtttgtacctcaggacctaaagagataaaaatattttgaaaaattgccgGATCCCCACTTTTTgttattctaattttattaataccattcGGTAGCGAATCGTTTGTaccc
Proteins encoded:
- the LOC139432024 gene encoding uncharacterized protein, which translates into the protein TVVCINCGEAFHTGCRERACKDAKIIKSCLIKCCDAGKSEKTDEVDVDGVSEIETLYNQIIEAKNAEICAKEETITAKNLLIKELYEKINFLDNGRYNNNINKNVTYKKKLRTNSIDGSTSIVNNKTVVGEDITFKKKLQTNSIDGSASIVNKTVVSDTNPQDLSQLSKIEKGQITVEQVQNALHEQQTKTLTEKIINLNKDDGEWQQVPKRKTQKPKRLGTAETTDVCFQGAEKRVWLYLYRIRNNTKEENIIKYIKDKEGYNNEQIIVKELPGEPNQLKRFVLGAPFNRKDELYKPDFWPANVGIRRFDFKRHSIFMNEQSSNFL